AACAGTGCCGTGGTCGATTGCATCATCTGGTCGGCGGCGCTGATCACCTTGGCGTTCATCTCATAGGCGCGCTGGGCCGCGATCAGGTCGCTCATCTCGGAGACGACGTCGACATTGGCCTGCTCGAGGCTGCCTTGCGTGATCTTGCCGTAACCTTCGGCGGTCGCGGTGCCGTCCTGGGGCGGGCCGGAGGAGGGCGTCTCGGTGAACTGATTGCTGCCGACGGGCTGGAGGCCGGCCTTGTTGATGAAGCGGGTCAGGCCGATCTGGCCGAGAATGGTCGAGGTCGACGAGCCCGGCAGCGTCACCGAGACCTGGCCCTGCTCGTTGACGGCGAGGCCCGATGCGTTGTTCGGGATGGTGATGGTCGGCTGCACCGGGTTGCCCTGTGCGGTGACGACGCGGCCCTGATTGTCCATCTGGAAGGTGCCGTCGCGGGTGTACTGGTAGGTGCCGTCAGGCATCAGGATCTTGAAGAAGCCTTCGCCCGAGACGGCGAGGTCGAGATCGTTGCCGGTCTGCGACAGCGTGCCCTGCGTCATGCTGCGCGGCGTGCCGACGGTCTTGACGCCGCCACCGATGTCGACGCCGACCGGCACGATGGTGCCTTGGTCGGAGGCCTGCGCGCCGACGCGGCGCACGTGTTCGTAGATCAGGTCCTGGAACGACGCGGTCTGCTTCTTGAAGCCGGTGGTGCGAAGGTTCGCGATGTTGTTGGAGATCACCTGAACGTTGAGTTCCTGTGCCGCCATTCCGGTCGCTGCGGTGTGAAGCGCCTGCATGTCAGTTCTCCCCTAATCAGGCCGGAACGTCGGCGAGCTTCTCGATCGCCGATTTGTGGAGGTCGCTCTGCTGCTGGAGCAGATTGGCGATGGCGGTGTAGCTGCGCATGACTTCGACCATGCGGGTCATCTCGCCGACCGAATTGACGTTCGACTTCTCGACATAGCCCTGGCGCACGGTGGACCGGGTGTCGGGCTGCTGGACGGCGGAGCCCACGTCATAGAGATTGGCCCCGAGTTTGGTCAGCTTGGTCGGATCGTCGAACGAGGCCATGCGGATCTTGCCGCGGATCGAGTCGGTCTTCGCCGTGCCCTCGAGCACCGTGACGGTGCCGTCGGGTGCGACGTTGATGTCGTGGTCGGTCGGCTGGAAGGTGATCGGGCCGCCGGTGCCGAGCACGAGGCTGCCGTCGGAGGTGACGAGCTGGCCGGTGCTGTTGAGCGAGAATTTGCCGTCGCGGGTGTAACGCTCGCCGCCATTGGCCTGCACCGCGAAATAGGCGTTGCCGTCGATCGCCATGTCGAGCGGGTTGTTGGTCGCCTCCATCGGCCCCTGGCCGACGTCGCGGAAGGTGCCGCGGTCCTGCACATAGGAGACGCGCCGGTCCGGGCCCATGAAATTGTCTTCACGCGCGTTCGAGTTGAGGTACTCCTCGAACAGCGAATGGTCGGCCTTGAAGCCGTTGGTGTTGGCATTGGCGACGTTGTTGGCGATGACATCCATCTGCCGTTCCAACGTCATCTGCCGTGACAAGCCGATCAGAAGCGCGTTCTGCATCGGAAATCTCCCCTGAGTGAGATCTGCCACCTCGCTCTCCCAAGCGCCTTGGCGGACCCCGTGAACGAGACCGTCTGGTTCTCCCAAACCGCCGGCCTCGGTCCCTTCTCAGCGAAAGCCGTGCCAACTCGAAAAATCACGTAATTTCAATCGCTTGATGAATTTTGAGGGGCGCGGGAGGCCGGCAGAAAGGTTCTGTTAGCCATGTTTGCCCGGCAGATTTTTCCTAGCGAAGGCCCAATCGAAAGGTTCCGTTAACCATTATTACCGTAGCGTTTGCCATGAAGAGGAGCGCGTTGCGCCGGGGCATTTGTACCGCGTCACTGTCTGAGGCTTCGCTCTTTCGACCCCTTTGAGAGATCCGGGCGCGGCGATTATGGCAGAGAATGAAGCGGAAGGCGGCGCAGCCACTGAGGGCGCGGAAGCTGCACCGCCCAAGAACAAGCTCAAGCTGATCATCATCGCCGTCGGCGTGCTGGCCATTCTCGGCGGCGGCGCGGCGACCTGGTTCTTCTTCTTCCGTCACGGCCATGACGAGCATCACGCCGAGGCGGCGCCGCCGCCGAAGCCGCCGGCCTTCGTCGACGTGCCCGACATGATGGTCAACCTCGCCGGCGCGCCGGGCGAGCGCGTGCAATATCTGCGGCTGAAGATCGTGCTGGAACTGAAGGAAGAGAAGCAGGTCGAGGCGATCAAGCCGACGATGCCGCGCGTCACCGACATCTTCCAGACCTATGTGCGCGAACTGCGCCCCTCCGACCTCAACGGCTCCGCCGGCATTTTCCGCCTCAAGGAGGAGTTGACCAAGCGCGTCAACGCCGCGGTCGCCCCGGTCCAGGTCAGCGCGGTACTGTTCAAGGAAGTCGTGGTGCAGTGAGGGGAATGGGCTAGCGCCATGGCCGGCAACGAGCAGATGGACCAGGATGCGATTGCCGCCCAATGGGAGGCTTCGCTCGATTCCGAGGATCCCGCGGAGGCCGCGAAGGCCGCCGCCGAGAACGAACTATCCGAGACCATGGCCCTGCAATGGGCGGCCATGGTCGAG
This genomic stretch from Bradyrhizobium sp. CCGB12 harbors:
- the fliL gene encoding flagellar basal body-associated protein FliL, with product MAENEAEGGAATEGAEAAPPKNKLKLIIIAVGVLAILGGGAATWFFFFRHGHDEHHAEAAPPPKPPAFVDVPDMMVNLAGAPGERVQYLRLKIVLELKEEKQVEAIKPTMPRVTDIFQTYVRELRPSDLNGSAGIFRLKEELTKRVNAAVAPVQVSAVLFKEVVVQ
- the flgF gene encoding flagellar basal-body rod protein FlgF; translation: MQNALLIGLSRQMTLERQMDVIANNVANANTNGFKADHSLFEEYLNSNAREDNFMGPDRRVSYVQDRGTFRDVGQGPMEATNNPLDMAIDGNAYFAVQANGGERYTRDGKFSLNSTGQLVTSDGSLVLGTGGPITFQPTDHDINVAPDGTVTVLEGTAKTDSIRGKIRMASFDDPTKLTKLGANLYDVGSAVQQPDTRSTVRQGYVEKSNVNSVGEMTRMVEVMRSYTAIANLLQQQSDLHKSAIEKLADVPA
- the flgG gene encoding flagellar basal-body rod protein FlgG, whose amino-acid sequence is MQALHTAATGMAAQELNVQVISNNIANLRTTGFKKQTASFQDLIYEHVRRVGAQASDQGTIVPVGVDIGGGVKTVGTPRSMTQGTLSQTGNDLDLAVSGEGFFKILMPDGTYQYTRDGTFQMDNQGRVVTAQGNPVQPTITIPNNASGLAVNEQGQVSVTLPGSSTSTILGQIGLTRFINKAGLQPVGSNQFTETPSSGPPQDGTATAEGYGKITQGSLEQANVDVVSEMSDLIAAQRAYEMNAKVISAADQMMQSTTALFR